TATAATATCGAATTCATTAACTGCAACTGCAGCCTCAAAATCCAGCCATTTAAGTATCAAAGTCGCCCCAAATACCGCTTTAATTACGATCAACGAGAAAAAGGCCGGCAAGGGTGAGGTTAAATCCTATCGAGTTCCATCAGGGACTGTTGCCATTGTCATCAGCGACGATAATTTTGAAACACTGGATACAACGATAACAATAAAAGGAAATGAAAAAAAAGCTATAGAATTAACCCTCGTTACTTCACCCTCAACTATCGATGTCATTACCGACCCGCTGGGTGCTTCCGTGTACCTGAACAAAAAAATGGTTGGAAAGACCCCCTATTCGGAAAAAAGGTTCAAACCCGGTCATTATGTAATGAATATTGAAATGCCCGGCTATAAATCGATAGAGGAAGCATTTTATCTTCCCCCCAGCGATGCAGCCGAATTCACGTTCGACCTTGAGCATACACAAGCCTGGGTTGATTCAGTAAAAGCGGCCCGGATTGCCCTGAAAAAGCGGCATCAATTTATCAGAAGAATAGCCTTTAGCTCTCTTGCTGCAGCCTTTGCCGGAACAGGAGTCTATTTCAACTCCCGCATGCAGAACCGGATTGACGGGTACAAAGATGCCGCCGAAGCTTACGACAAAACATCGAATAATTTTGTCAGCTATAAAGA
This portion of the Chitinivibrionales bacterium genome encodes:
- a CDS encoding PEGA domain-containing protein; the encoded protein is MYYRYCNRQDATFYISIEHSAGNKTAHKAAVKQSFKQLNYEKENSMNKGIILICLLIISNSLTATAASKSSHLSIKVAPNTALITINEKKAGKGEVKSYRVPSGTVAIVISDDNFETLDTTITIKGNEKKAIELTLVTSPSTIDVITDPLGASVYLNKKMVGKTPYSEKRFKPGHYVMNIEMPGYKSIEEAFYLPPSDAAEFTFDLEHTQAWVDSVKAARIALKKRHQFIRRIAFSSLAAAFAGTGVYFNSRMQNRIDGYKDAAEAYDKTSNNFVSYKEDYYTHRDKARDESVKRNIAYGISSVCVLGLGISFLF